The following coding sequences are from one Sardina pilchardus chromosome 16, fSarPil1.1, whole genome shotgun sequence window:
- the LOC134060178 gene encoding X-linked retinitis pigmentosa GTPase regulator-interacting protein 1-like encodes MDQSVQRVYVEYRLLGIPMETTETPLSLRKPIDGEEIHYNFLRVIYVDSADSAPLRHYLYTMLEGTDPNKGRLKFTVVSEPLNEEEECVDVGYAYLDLKELLLTGNDIMEKPIDILSMSEDEEVMGQLKVSLEAATALSGIYQEYFRREGDESEEL; translated from the exons ATGGATCAATCTGTACAGCGCGTCTATGTAGAGTACCGTCTCCTCGGCATTCCTATGGAAACCACAGAGACACCACTTTCTCTTCGGAAGCCTATTGATGGAGAGGAAATTCATTACAATTTCTTAAGAG TGATCTACGTTGATAGCGCAGACTCTGCACCACTCAGACACTACCTGTATACTATGTTGGAGGGAACGGACCCCAATAAGGGAAG GCTGAAGTTCACTGTTGTGAGTGAGCCACTaaatgaagaggaggagtgtgttgatgtgggaTATGCTTATCTGGATTTAAAGGAGCTACTGTTAACTGGGAATGATATCATGGAGAAGCCAATTGATA TTTTAAGCATGAGTGAAGACGAAGAGGTCATGGGTCAACTTAAAGTCTCCTTAGAAGCAGCTACAGCCCTGAGTGGGATTTACCAAGAATACTTcagaagagaaggagatgagAGTGAAGAACTGTAA
- the zgc:101858 gene encoding 3-oxoacyl-[acyl-carrier-protein] reductase FabG, producing the protein MASEETFKVNSLKDKVTLITGASSGIGAATALLFAKLGARLALNGRDVENLKKIAEQCTGHGAIQPLLVPGDLTDEETVSKTVDQTLAHFGRLDVLVNSAGILAMGSIETTDLAQYDKVMNVNVRSVYHLTHLCVPHLIKTQGSIVNVSSVNGQRSFPGVLAYCMSKSAIDQFTRCTALELAEKKVRVNSVCPGVIITEVHKRAGLNEEEYAKFLEKCKVTHALGRPGEADEVAHAIAFLASDAATYITGVNLPVDGGRHAMCPR; encoded by the exons ATGGCATCGGAGGAAACTTTCAAG GTAAATTCCCTGAAAGACAAAGTGACCCTGATCACTGGTGCCAGCTCAGGAATCGGAGCAGCGACAGCCCTATTGTTTGCCAAACTTGGTGCTCGGCTCGCATTAAATGGCCGCGATGTGGAAAATCTAAAAAAGATAGCTGAACAGTGCACCGGCCACGGTGCCATCCAG CCCTTGCTTGTGCCTGGTGATCTGACCGACGAGGAGACAGTGAGCAAAACTGTGGACCAGACTCTTGCTCATTTTGGCAGGCTTGATGTCCTTGTCAATAGTGCAGGAATCTTGGCCATGGGCAGTATTGAAACAACTGATTTAGCCCAGTATGATAAGGTCATGAATGTCAATGTCAG GTCTGTGTATCACCTGACCCACCTGTGTGTGCCCCATTTGATAAAGACACAAGGCTCTATTGTGAATGTCTCAAGTGTCAATGGCCAGCGATCG TTTCCTGGTGTCcttgcctactgtatgtccaaatcAGCCATTGACCAATTCACTCGCTGCACAGCGCTTG AACTGGCTGAAAAAAAAGTGCGGGTCAATTCGGTCTG CCCCGGAGTGATCATAACTGAAGTTCACAAACGAGCTGGTTTGAATGAAGAAGAATATGCAAAG TTCCTAGAGAAGTGTAAGGTGACCCATGCCCTTGGGCGACCAGGGGAGGCCGATGAAGTCGCTCATGCCATTGCTTTCCTGGCGTCAGATGCTGCAACCTACATAACAGGGGTCAACCTTCCTGTGGACGGGGGTCGGCACGCCATGTGTCCGCGATAA
- the ptgs1 gene encoding prostaglandin G/H synthase 1 isoform X1 — MKVSCVLQTCTLLLLSQGQTITAEEEKTVSKARINPCCYYPCQHMGICIRYGMDSYECDCTRTGYYGENCTIPELWTRVKLILKPSPDAIHYILTHFHWLWNIINSTRLRDWLMRIVLTARSDLIPSPPTYNSKYGYLNWESYYNTTYYTRILPPVPEDCPTPMGAKGKTELPDPKMLVERFMLRDHFKPDPQGSNLMFAFFAQHFTHQFFKTHNRMGLAFTKALGHGVDAGHIYGDNLPRQLNLRLLKDGKLKYQLLNGEMYPPTEAMAKVNMSYPPSVAPENRLAIGQEVFGLLPGLSLYATLWLREHNRICDILLEEHPTWDDEQLFQTARLIVIGETIRIVIEDYVQHLSGYLLHLKFDPELLFGSQFQYQNRIALEFNHLYHWHPLMPDSFHIDGDEIPYSQFIFNTSVLTHYGVEKLVEAFSLQQAGQIGGGKNIHPIIISVTESVIREARELRVQPFNEYRKRFNLEPYTSFFDLTENEETARELEELYGDIDALEFYPGLLLEKPRPGAIFGQSMVEMGAPFSLKGLLGNPICSPDYWKPSTFGGTTGFNLVNSASLERLVCLNSKRCPYVAFSVPSQSHSETQERPSSLKPEL; from the exons ATGAAGG TATCGTGCGTATTGCAAACCTGCACATTACTCCTGCTGTCACAGGGACAGACGATTACAGCTGAGGAAGAAAAGACTGTCTCAAAAGCACGCA ttaatcCTTGTTGCTACTATCCATGTCAGCATATGGGAATCTGCATAAGATATGGGATGGACAGTTATGAATGTGATTGTACCCGCACTGGTTACTATGGAGAGAACTGCACTATTC CGGAATTGTGGACCAGAGTTAAGCTCATCCTGAAACCAAGTCCTGATGCTATTCACTATATCCTCACCCACTTCCACTGGCTCTGGAACATCATCAACAGCACTAGACTGCGGGACTGGCTCATGCGGATTGTCTTGACTG CAAGATCCGATCTTATACCAAGTCCTCCAACATACAACTCTAAGTATGGATACCTGAACTGGGAATCATACTACAACACCACCTATTACACGCGTATCCTGCCACCTGTGCCAGAAGACTGCCCAACTCCTATGGGTGCTAAAG GTAAAACGGAACTTCCAGACCCAAAAATGTTGGTGGAGAGATTTATGCTTCGGGATCATTTCAAGCCTGACCCTCAGGGAAGCAACCTCATGTTTGCCTTCTTTGCCCAACATTTTACTCATCAGTTCTTCAAAACCCACAACAGAATGGGATTGGCATTCACAAAAGCCTTAGGTCATGGG GTGGATGCAGGACACATATATGGGGATAATCTTCCCCGGCAGCTGAATCTTAGGCTTCTCAAAGATGGAAAGTTGAAATACCAG CTGCTGAATGGTGAGATGTACCCACCAACAGAAGCCATGGCAAAGGTTAACATGAGCTACCCTCCATCTGTGGCCCCGGAGAACAGACTGGCAATTGGACAGGAGGTTTTTGGGCTCCTGCCAGGCCTCAGTTTGTATGCCACGCTATGGCTGCGTGAACACAACCGTATCTGTGACATCCTGCTTGAAGAACACCCCACCTGGGACGATGAACAACTTTTCCAGACTGCCCGTCTCATTGTTATTG GTGAGACAATCAGGATTGTGATTGAAGACTACGTCCAACATCTAAGTGGCTATCTACTTCATCTGAAGTTTGACCCAGAGCTACTGTTTGGTTCCCAGTTCCAGTACCAGAACCGCATAGCTTTGGAATTCAACCACCTGTACCACTGGCATCCTCTCATGCCTGATAGCTTCCACATCGATGGTGATGAGATTCCTTACTCCCAGTTCATCTTCAATACGTCCGTTCTCACCCACTATGGGGTGGAGAAGCTTGTCGAGGCTTTCTCCCTGCAGCAGGCTGGACAG ATAGGTGGCGGTAAAAATATTCATCCTATTATAATTAGTGTGACGGAGAGTGTTATTCGAGAAGCGAGAGAACTCCGTGTGCAGCCTTTTAATGAGTACCGCAAACGCTTCAACCTGGAGCCATATACATCATTCTTTGATTTAACTG aAAATGAAGAGACTGCACGTGAGCTGGAAGAACTCTATGGGGACATAGACGCCCTGGAATTTTACCCTGGACTTTTACTGGAAAAGCCTCGTCCAGGTGCGATATTTGGTCAGAGCATGGTAGAGATGGGCGCGCCATTTTCCTTGAAGGGTCTGTTGGGAAATCCAATATGTTCTCCCGATTATTGGAAACCCAGCACATTCGGTGGCACGACAGGTTTTAACCTTGTCAATTCCGCCTCGCTTGAAAGGCTGGTGTGTCTGAACAGTAAGCGGTGTCCCTATGTAGCATTCAGTGTTCCCTCTCAATCACACTCTGAAACACAAGAACGGCCATCTTCTTTGAAGCCTGAACTGTAG
- the ptgs1 gene encoding prostaglandin G/H synthase 1 isoform X2: MGICIRYGMDSYECDCTRTGYYGENCTIPELWTRVKLILKPSPDAIHYILTHFHWLWNIINSTRLRDWLMRIVLTARSDLIPSPPTYNSKYGYLNWESYYNTTYYTRILPPVPEDCPTPMGAKGKTELPDPKMLVERFMLRDHFKPDPQGSNLMFAFFAQHFTHQFFKTHNRMGLAFTKALGHGVDAGHIYGDNLPRQLNLRLLKDGKLKYQLLNGEMYPPTEAMAKVNMSYPPSVAPENRLAIGQEVFGLLPGLSLYATLWLREHNRICDILLEEHPTWDDEQLFQTARLIVIGETIRIVIEDYVQHLSGYLLHLKFDPELLFGSQFQYQNRIALEFNHLYHWHPLMPDSFHIDGDEIPYSQFIFNTSVLTHYGVEKLVEAFSLQQAGQIGGGKNIHPIIISVTESVIREARELRVQPFNEYRKRFNLEPYTSFFDLTENEETARELEELYGDIDALEFYPGLLLEKPRPGAIFGQSMVEMGAPFSLKGLLGNPICSPDYWKPSTFGGTTGFNLVNSASLERLVCLNSKRCPYVAFSVPSQSHSETQERPSSLKPEL; the protein is encoded by the exons ATGGGAATCTGCATAAGATATGGGATGGACAGTTATGAATGTGATTGTACCCGCACTGGTTACTATGGAGAGAACTGCACTATTC CGGAATTGTGGACCAGAGTTAAGCTCATCCTGAAACCAAGTCCTGATGCTATTCACTATATCCTCACCCACTTCCACTGGCTCTGGAACATCATCAACAGCACTAGACTGCGGGACTGGCTCATGCGGATTGTCTTGACTG CAAGATCCGATCTTATACCAAGTCCTCCAACATACAACTCTAAGTATGGATACCTGAACTGGGAATCATACTACAACACCACCTATTACACGCGTATCCTGCCACCTGTGCCAGAAGACTGCCCAACTCCTATGGGTGCTAAAG GTAAAACGGAACTTCCAGACCCAAAAATGTTGGTGGAGAGATTTATGCTTCGGGATCATTTCAAGCCTGACCCTCAGGGAAGCAACCTCATGTTTGCCTTCTTTGCCCAACATTTTACTCATCAGTTCTTCAAAACCCACAACAGAATGGGATTGGCATTCACAAAAGCCTTAGGTCATGGG GTGGATGCAGGACACATATATGGGGATAATCTTCCCCGGCAGCTGAATCTTAGGCTTCTCAAAGATGGAAAGTTGAAATACCAG CTGCTGAATGGTGAGATGTACCCACCAACAGAAGCCATGGCAAAGGTTAACATGAGCTACCCTCCATCTGTGGCCCCGGAGAACAGACTGGCAATTGGACAGGAGGTTTTTGGGCTCCTGCCAGGCCTCAGTTTGTATGCCACGCTATGGCTGCGTGAACACAACCGTATCTGTGACATCCTGCTTGAAGAACACCCCACCTGGGACGATGAACAACTTTTCCAGACTGCCCGTCTCATTGTTATTG GTGAGACAATCAGGATTGTGATTGAAGACTACGTCCAACATCTAAGTGGCTATCTACTTCATCTGAAGTTTGACCCAGAGCTACTGTTTGGTTCCCAGTTCCAGTACCAGAACCGCATAGCTTTGGAATTCAACCACCTGTACCACTGGCATCCTCTCATGCCTGATAGCTTCCACATCGATGGTGATGAGATTCCTTACTCCCAGTTCATCTTCAATACGTCCGTTCTCACCCACTATGGGGTGGAGAAGCTTGTCGAGGCTTTCTCCCTGCAGCAGGCTGGACAG ATAGGTGGCGGTAAAAATATTCATCCTATTATAATTAGTGTGACGGAGAGTGTTATTCGAGAAGCGAGAGAACTCCGTGTGCAGCCTTTTAATGAGTACCGCAAACGCTTCAACCTGGAGCCATATACATCATTCTTTGATTTAACTG aAAATGAAGAGACTGCACGTGAGCTGGAAGAACTCTATGGGGACATAGACGCCCTGGAATTTTACCCTGGACTTTTACTGGAAAAGCCTCGTCCAGGTGCGATATTTGGTCAGAGCATGGTAGAGATGGGCGCGCCATTTTCCTTGAAGGGTCTGTTGGGAAATCCAATATGTTCTCCCGATTATTGGAAACCCAGCACATTCGGTGGCACGACAGGTTTTAACCTTGTCAATTCCGCCTCGCTTGAAAGGCTGGTGTGTCTGAACAGTAAGCGGTGTCCCTATGTAGCATTCAGTGTTCCCTCTCAATCACACTCTGAAACACAAGAACGGCCATCTTCTTTGAAGCCTGAACTGTAG